Below is a window of Chloroflexi bacterium ADurb.Bin180 DNA.
CTTCAGGATTGAACCGCAAACAGAGGCCTGGATCAGGAGAGACGCCAGCCTGCTGCCCAACTCCTCACCGGAGCGGATACGCTACGAGCTCTTGCAGATCCTGGCCACCGCCGGCGTGGCGAACCACGTCTTGAGGCTGCACACGCTCGGCCTGCTCGCGTCGGCACTGCCAGAAGTGGCCCTGCTGGCGGGGTCACCGTCCTCGCCAGAAAGGGGCGCCGCCAGTCAGCTTGAGTGGACCCTGGCCGTGCTGACGGGCATTGAACGTCTCGAGACGCAAGGCAACTGGCTGGCGGAAGAAGAGAAGGTGCTGGGACCGTTCTCGGTCGAGCTGGCGCGGTATCTGGAAACCGCCATCTGCGACCAACGCACGCGCGGTCTCTTGCTCCGCTGGGCGGCACTCCTTCAGCGAATCGATGATGTCGACGCCGCACACTCCGAGAGCCAGGCCCACGAGAGCGGAGGCAACGTCTCAGGCGATCCTGCGGCCGAGATCACAGAGAGATTCCATTTCTCCGCGCAGGAAGTGAACCTGGCGCGTTCGACGGTGGCCAACGCGCAGGGGCTGTTGCGCCTGGCGGCGAAAGGCATGTGGGACCGCCGCGACCTCTACCGCTACTTTCAGCGAGCCATTGCCGGCCCCATCGAGCCGCTGCTGCTGGCCCGGGCCAGCCAGCCCATCCTGCCAGGCAAGCAAAGGCCCAACGGCGAGAGCCTGAGCCGGCTGGCTTCTGAGATTCTGGGGCACTACTTTCTGCACCCGGAGGAGCTGGTGACCCCGCCGACCATCGCCACCGGTGCAGACGTGATGGAATGGCTTGGTGTGGAGCAGGGTCCGGTGGTAGGTGCTGTGCTGCGCGAGATCCGCGAGGAGCAGGCCATGGGCCGGGTCTCGACGCGCGAACAGGCCAGGAAGCTGATTCGAGCAAGGCACGCCCGCGCGGACTAGCGGTTGGTCGTCCGGTCAGGGTCGTTCCACAGACGTGCTACCCACTCGGCCACGCGAGCCTGCGGATAGGCATCCCCGTCGGGCAGGTACGGCTTGACATCCAGAAGCGGCGTGCCGTTAAGCGCATCCAGCATGCGTACGACCAGGACATTTCCCTCTCGGGCCACCAGCGGACAGACCTGCAGCCCAATGGGATTCGGCCTACGTGGCGTGCGGGTAGCAAAGATGCCCACCTCGGGCAGATCCTGGCGATTCATAGGATGAACGTGCACCTGAATCGGGGGACGGATCTTGCTCAGCCAGAAGAGGACGTGGACGTGGGAGAATGCCTCGATGCCCTCCAGCGCCGGTGCCCACTCTGGCCGCAGCACCAGTCGATGAATGGCCGACTCCCAGCCCTGGGGCACGCTGTCCAGAAAGTCGTTCTCGATCACCCCGATGGGACTGAGGCGCATGGCCGGTTGGGATGGGCGAGGCGGCATAGCAAGTTAGGAACGCTTCCGCTGGACTGTGGGAGCACCGACCGTTGAGACCACCGAGTTCGTGCCGCCATAGGGATTGGGCGCGTAGCCGTCGGCGTTCCAGTCGTTGTGCCACTCCCGGCCGTTGACCAGGTAGCGGAACTCGTAGGTCTTGTCGCGGTCGAGTTCCAGCGAGATGCTCCAGGTGGGATCGTTGCGCCCCCGGGTCATTGGATGAGACGCTTCGTTCCACTGGTTGAAATCGCCGACCAGGAACACCGAGTCTGCCCAGATCGCCGGCGGCAATTCAAAGCGCACATTGACCCGGGCGGGGTTGCTCGACGGGGTCTTGATTATCATCGCTTGACTCCTTGAGCGTCATCGCTCAGACAGACGGCTTCTAGAAGACCGTGATGGGCACGGGAGTAAAGAGCAGCAAGAACAGGACGAGCACGGCAACTGCCAGGAGCTTTTCGCGGGTGCGCAGCGGCGTGAGGTCATCCAGCGGCTCAGCGTGGTGCTGGCCGAGCAGCACCAGGACCACGGCGAACGTCCACCAACCAGACCAGACAAAGCCGAGGGCAACGGCCGCAGCTACCATAAGGCGGCTGAGCCAGCGGGCATTGTGGCCCAACAGCGCGTAGGCTACGTGTCCTCCATCAAGCTGGCCTGCCGGCGTCAGGTTGAGACCGGTAATGAAGAGAGCTGCCCAGGCACCGAAAGCGACCGGAGCGAGGAACACATCGTATCCGCCGGAAGGCAAAAGGCGCCCAAAAACCAGGAACTTGAGCAGGGCATAGAGGGCAAAGTTGCCCTCCATCAGCGAGCCAGGAGTGTTGAGGATCGGCTGCACCTCGGAACGAAGCAGGCCGAGCAGCAGGAGCGGAACGGCTACGATCAGCCCGGACAGCGGCCCGGCAGCGCCGATGGCCAGAACCTGCCTGCGGTTGCGCATCGGCTCGCGAGTGCGGATGATGGCACCCATAGTCCCAAAGAGGCTCAACACGGGCATGGGGATGAAGAAGGGCAGGCTGGTGGCGACCCCGAGGCGGCGCGATACCAGATAGTGCCCCAGTTCGTGAGCAACCAGCACGCCGAGCAGGCCAACGGCGAAGGGCACGCCGGCCAGCGGATGCTGAAAGGGCCACAGCCAGTCGGTGGCCTGCAACAAACCACCGGCGTACAGGACAGAAATGACCGTCAGGCCAAACGAAACCAGGGCACCTGCATCGCGCGAGGACGGTCGGGCAGCAACCTTCGGGAGGGCGATGACTACCACACCACCGCCGCTCCGGCGCAGGACCGGGGTGCAGCCCAGCTCGGCGAATCGCGCCGCCATCTCACCGTA
It encodes the following:
- a CDS encoding Peptidase family M50, which codes for MSQVTPAPLAGTDLAHQLASSIESVLSVERVMTSARAPARIELYGQLLTDPERAYGEMAARFAELGCTPVLRRSGGGVVVIALPKVAARPSSRDAGALVSFGLTVISVLYAGGLLQATDWLWPFQHPLAGVPFAVGLLGVLVAHELGHYLVSRRLGVATSLPFFIPMPVLSLFGTMGAIIRTREPMRNRRQVLAIGAAGPLSGLIVAVPLLLLGLLRSEVQPILNTPGSLMEGNFALYALLKFLVFGRLLPSGGYDVFLAPVAFGAWAALFITGLNLTPAGQLDGGHVAYALLGHNARWLSRLMVAAAVALGFVWSGWWTFAVVLVLLGQHHAEPLDDLTPLRTREKLLAVAVLVLFLLLFTPVPITVF
- the pcnB gene encoding Poly(A) polymerase I precursor, yielding MPRPALISDPSLSSLLARIAAEYPGLYLAGGRIRDWLLGREGRDVDLCVARGAIRLARGIANATGGAFYILDDDTDAARILYQESGLVVDLASLRGGDIISDLKARDLTINAMAVRLADVALAEPRLIDPCHGRQDLEARVVRATSEEAFRHDPVRLLRAVRLEAVLRFRIEPQTEAWIRRDASLLPNSSPERIRYELLQILATAGVANHVLRLHTLGLLASALPEVALLAGSPSSPERGAASQLEWTLAVLTGIERLETQGNWLAEEEKVLGPFSVELARYLETAICDQRTRGLLLRWAALLQRIDDVDAAHSESQAHESGGNVSGDPAAEITERFHFSAQEVNLARSTVANAQGLLRLAAKGMWDRRDLYRYFQRAIAGPIEPLLLARASQPILPGKQRPNGESLSRLASEILGHYFLHPEELVTPPTIATGADVMEWLGVEQGPVVGAVLREIREEQAMGRVSTREQARKLIRARHARAD
- a CDS encoding S-adenosyl-L-methionine-binding protein; translated protein: MRLSPIGVIENDFLDSVPQGWESAIHRLVLRPEWAPALEGIEAFSHVHVLFWLSKIRPPIQVHVHPMNRQDLPEVGIFATRTPRRPNPIGLQVCPLVAREGNVLVVRMLDALNGTPLLDVKPYLPDGDAYPQARVAEWVARLWNDPDRTTNR
- the glgB gene encoding 1,4-alpha-glucan branching enzyme GlgB, producing the protein MIIKTPSSNPARVNVRFELPPAIWADSVFLVGDFNQWNEASHPMTRGRNDPTWSISLELDRDKTYEFRYLVNGREWHNDWNADGYAPNPYGGTNSVVSTVGAPTVQRKRS